DNA sequence from the Bacteroidota bacterium genome:
TGTAATGACTTTTGTCTCCGATTTCTTTTCATTGATAATCACAGCATCTGCAACAGACGTTCCACCTCCGGTATGCGCATTCATGAAAGAAGCCGAATCCACGGGCGAATCCCTTTTATGTTTTTGGGAATGGCCCGCCAACGGAATAATCAGAAAGAGTACGGCTATAAATTTCTTCATAACGTGATTTTGTCGATGCAATTTAGTGAAAAAGAATCTGTGTCCATCTGTGAAATCCGTGGCAACTTTCTGTCGGGAGTCAGCGATATCGCAACAGTAATTTTGCCACGGATTACACGGATTTTCACCGATTAAATGCTTCGGAAGAATTCTCCTGAATTACACCTAATTTTGTCATTCAGAAATTCATCGTGGAAAAACTTCAGAACTACATCAACGGAAAACTCGTCGCACCGGCTTCCGGAAAATACATTGACAATTACAATCCTGCTACCGGGAAAGTATATTCACTCATTCCCGATTCAGATATCGCCGATGTGAGTGAAGCGGTGCAAGCTGCAAAAGCTGCGTTTGCGAAATGGTCGGTGACACCGGTGGAAGAACGTTGCCGCATCATGATGAAAATTGCAGACATTATTCGCCGCGATACCGATGCTTATGTGAAAGCAGAATCTGTTGACAATGGAAAATCCGTTCATACCGCATCGCTTATTGATATTCCCCGTGCTATTTCCAATCTTGAATTTTTTGCAACAGGCATTATGCATTACGCGGCGGAATCGCACATCACGGACGATCGCGCAGTGAATTATACCATGCGTCAACCGATCGGAGTTGTTGGTTGCATCTCACCGTGGAATCTTCCGCTTTATCTTTTCACCTGGAAAATTGGTCCGGCGATCGCGACTGGAAATTGCGTCATTGCAAAACCTTCTGAAATTACTCCTTACACTGCGTGGATGTTTTCCAAAGCCTGCATTGAAGCAGGATTACCGGCAGGAGTTCTCAATATCATTCACGGACTCGGCACAAAAGCAGGACAAGCGATTGTTGATCATGCAGGAATAAAAGCAATTTCATTTACCGGCGGAACAAAAACAGGAGCGCACATTGCAGCGAGTGCGGCGCCGAAATTCAAAAAACTTTCGCTGGAACTCGGCGGAAAAAATCCGAATATCATTTTCGCCGACTGCGATTTCGATGCCATGATAAAAACCACGATGCAAAGTTCGTTTGCGAATCAAGGAGAAATTTGTTTGTGCGGATCGAGAATTTTTGTGGAACGGCCGCTGTATGATAAATTCAAAACAGAATTTGTGAAGAAAGCTGTGGAGATGAAACCTGGCGATCCATCCGATCCGAAAACAAGATTGGGCGCGATCGTTTCGAAACCGCACATGGAGAAAATTCTTTCTTATGTTGAATTAGCGAAACAGGAAGGCGGAAAAATTCTTGCAGGAGGAAATCAAGTAAAGATGGAAGGAGAATTAAAAGACGGATGGTTCATTGCGCCGACCATCATAGAAGGGCTTTCTTACGATTGCAGAACAAACAAAGAAGAAATTTTTGGCCCCGTTGTAACCATCATGCCATTCGACAAAGAAGAAGAAGCGGTGATGATGGCCAACAGTACGACTTATGGATTGGCAGCTTCCATCTGGACGCAGGACATTACGCGTGCAAATCGCGTGGCTGCGAATGTGCAGAGCGGAATCATCTGGATCAACTGCTGGTTGTTCCGCGATCTGCGCACACCATTCGGCGGAATGAAAGGAAGCGGAGTAGGAAGAGAAGGAGGATTCGAGGGATTCCGTTTTTTCACGGAAGCAAAAAATGTCTGCATTAAATTGTAAGAATTTTTTTCTGCAATAAGAGGCTGTTTAAATTTCAAAAAATGAATTTTAAACAGCCTCTAATATTTTTCCGGGATAATTTTTTGTGATGCATACCTTATATATAAGGTATAGTTCCGTTTTACAGAACTTCATTAATTCTTACATCGCCAAGTTTTCGGCCGAAATGTGTTTTCGCAGGATTTTCCGCGGGTCTATGTTTGTATCGTAATAATCAAACAACCCAAACCCAAAACACAACTACCATGAAAAATTTCCTTGCATACACCGCCGGCCTCCTGTTCACAGGTACTACTATGTTGAACGCGCAGGTCTCCATCACATTCATGAATGAATCCTGTAATAATTCAGGAGATGGTGCCATAAGAGTACAAACGTATTCCCCGGGATGGACCACTCAAATGATCAAAAACAATGTGGATACGAGTAATTTTACCGTCACTCAAAC
Encoded proteins:
- a CDS encoding aldehyde dehydrogenase, with the protein product MEKLQNYINGKLVAPASGKYIDNYNPATGKVYSLIPDSDIADVSEAVQAAKAAFAKWSVTPVEERCRIMMKIADIIRRDTDAYVKAESVDNGKSVHTASLIDIPRAISNLEFFATGIMHYAAESHITDDRAVNYTMRQPIGVVGCISPWNLPLYLFTWKIGPAIATGNCVIAKPSEITPYTAWMFSKACIEAGLPAGVLNIIHGLGTKAGQAIVDHAGIKAISFTGGTKTGAHIAASAAPKFKKLSLELGGKNPNIIFADCDFDAMIKTTMQSSFANQGEICLCGSRIFVERPLYDKFKTEFVKKAVEMKPGDPSDPKTRLGAIVSKPHMEKILSYVELAKQEGGKILAGGNQVKMEGELKDGWFIAPTIIEGLSYDCRTNKEEIFGPVVTIMPFDKEEEAVMMANSTTYGLAASIWTQDITRANRVAANVQSGIIWINCWLFRDLRTPFGGMKGSGVGREGGFEGFRFFTEAKNVCIKL